The following nucleotide sequence is from Mesorhizobium sp. J8.
AGGAGGCCGCGGCCGCCGGGCTCGCCTCGCCGGCGCTGATCGTGGTCGGCGGCATCGTCGCCATGCGCGCGGCACTGGCGGGCGGCGCATGACGGCGCGCGCGATCATCATCGGCGCGCCGCGCTCCGGCTCGGGCAAAACCAGCGTCACCATCGGCCTGTTGCGCGCGCTCGCCCGGCGCGGCCTGAAGGTGCGCGGCGCGAAATCCGGACCGGACTATATCGACCCCGGCTTCCACACCGCCGCCACCGGCTTGTCCTGTGTCAATCTCGACAGTTGGGCGATGTCGCCTGCCCTGCTCAATGCGCTGGCGGCCCAAGCCGCGGACGATGCCGAATACGTCATCCTCGAAAGCGCGATGGGCCTGTTCGACGGAATCCCCGCGCCGGAAGGCCGCTCCGGCTCGGCCGCCGATCTCGCCCGGCTCTACGGCCTGCCGGTGCTTCTGGTGCTCGATGTTTCCGGACAGTCGACCACGGCCGCCGCCGTCGCCAAGGGTTTCGCCACCTACGATCCGGATGTCCGCATGGCCGGCGTCGTGCTCAATCGGCTCGGCAGCGAACGCCACCGGCGGCTGTCCGGCGACGCCATCGAAGCGATCGGCCTGCCCGTGGTCGGCGCCATCCTGCGCGATCCGACGCTCAACCTGCCGGAGCGGCATCTCGGCCTCGTCCAGGCCGGCGAGTACGAAAACCTGATGGCGCATCTCGACCGCCTGGCCGACATGGTCGAGAAGTCGCTCGATATCGACGCTATCCTAGCGCTGGCCACTCCGTTGCAACCGGCAGCCGGCGACTTCGGTGGTGCCTTGCAGCCGCCCGGGCAGCGCATCGCACTGGCGGAGGACGCCGCCTTCACGTTCCTCTATCCGCATGTCGCCACGCATTGGCGCAGGGCCGGCGCCGAGATCGTGCCCTTCTCGCCGCTGGCCGACGAAGCGCCGGCTGAGGACTGCGATGTCTGCTGGCTGCCCGGCGGTTATCCCGAACTCCATGCCGGCAAGCTTGCGGCCGCGACAAACTTCCAGGCGGGAACAACGCGATTCGCGGCGGCGAAGCCGGTTCACGGCGAGTGCGGCGGCTTCATGGTGCTGGGCGAAATACTGGAAGACGCGGAGGGGACAAGCCACAGGATGCTTGGCCTGCTTGGCCATTCGACCAGCTTCGCCAGGCGCAAGATGAATCTCGGCTATCGAGAGGCGCGATTGCGCGCCGCCTGCCCATTAGGACCCGAGGGCACGTTGATCCGAGGCCACGAATTCCACTACGCGCATATGACGGGCACCGGCAATGACGAGCCCTTGGCCGACCTTGCCGATGGCCAGGGCAATCCGCTGGGCGCCTCCGGCTACCGGCGTGGCCATGTCAGCGGCACTTTCTTCCATGCCATTGCGAGGAGCGCATGAGCGGCCCTTCCGCGCCAAGGCAAGTGCTTGACGATATCGGCCTCAGCCTCGTCTTCTTCACCCGGCTGCGGTTGCCGTCGAGCGATTTCGGCGGCCGCAGCCTGGCGGATGCGATCTGGGCGGCGCCCTTTGCCGGTCTCGCCGTGTCGATCATCGGCGCGCTGGTCTATGCGATCGCCGCGGTCTTCGGCGTCGCCGCCGCACCGGCCGCGGCGCTCACCCTCGCCGCCACGATGCTCGTCACCGGCTGCCTGCATGAGGACGGACTTTCCGACATCGCCGACGGTTTTTGGGGCGGCAGGACGCGCGACAGGAAGCTGGAGATCATGCGCGATAGCCGCATCGGCGCCTATGGCGCGGCCGCGCTCGGGCTGTCGCTGCTCATCCGCTGGAGCGCGCTCTCCGAGCTCGCCGGTCCCGGCCACATCTTTCTCGCGCTGCTTGCCGCGCATGCCGGCTCGCGCGGTCTGTTCGGCGCATTCATGCATCTTCTGCCGCCGGCCCGCGCCGACGGCCTGTCCGCCAATGCGGGCTCTGTCACGGCCGAGACCGCGATCATAGGTGCTGCGCTCGGCGCGGTGGCGCTGCTGGCGCTCGGCTTTGCCGGCGCGATCGCGGCGCTCATACCGCTCGGCCTGGTCTTCGCGGGCTTCCGCGCGCTTTGCCTCAGCCAGATCGGCGGCCAGACCGGCGACACGATCGGCGCGCTGCAGCAGCTTGGCGAGATCGCGATTCTTCTCGCCGCTTCCGTTTGCCTTTCCTGATTCTCTTTCGGAGACCTTGCCCCCATGTCCCCCCAATCAGCCGCGTTCAAATCGCTCGAAGACCTTCGCGCCGCCTGCCTCGATCTTCCAGCCGGCAGCGACACCGCCGCCGCTGCCGTCGCAAAACGCCAGGACACGCTGACCAAGCCGCCAGGCAGCCTCGGCCGGCTGGAAACGATCGCCGCCTGGCTCGGCCGCTGGCAGGGCCGCGACATGCCGAAGCTCGATGCGGTCAAAGTCTTCGTCTTCGCCGGCAATCACGGCGTCACCGCGCAGGGCGTCTCGGCCTATCCCTCCGAGGTTACGGTGCAGATGGTGGCGAACTTCGCCGGCGGGGGTGCCGCCATCAACCAACTGGCCCGCATTGCCGGCGCCAAGCTCGACGTCATCCCTCTCGATCTCGATCATCCGACCGGCGATTTCACGATAGCGCCGGCAATGGACGAGCAGGCGTTCCTCGCCGCCGTCTCGGCCGGCTACGATGCCGTGACCAAGGACCTCGACCTTGTCTGCTTCGGCGAGATGGGCATCGGCAACACCACGCCGGCGGCCGCGATCTCGACGGCCCTCTTCGGCGGCGGCGCCGAAAAATGGACCGGGCGCGGCACCGGCGTCGATGATGCCGGCATGAAGCGCAAGGTCGTGGCCATCGAGGCGGGCCTCAAGCGCCATGCCGATTCGCTCTCGGACCCGCTGAAGATCGCTGCTGCCCTTGGCGGACGGGAACTGGCGGCCATCCTGGGCGCCACGCTCGCCGCGCGCAAGAACAACGTGCCGGTGCTGCTCGACGGCTTCGTCTGCACCGCCGCCGCAGCGCCGCTTGCGAGACTGCACCCGACCGGGCTGGCCCACACCGTCGCCGCCCATGTCTCGGCCGAAGCCGGCCACCGCCGCCTGCTCGAAGCCCTCGGCCTGCCGCCGCTGCTCGACCTCGGCATGCGGCTCGGCGAAGGCTCCGGCGCCTGCCTTGCCGTCAACATCGTGCGCTCGGCGCTGGAATGCCATGCCAGGATGGCGAGCTTCGCCGAGGCCGGAGTTTCGGAGAAATAGACGACGACCCGAACGACCGGTGAACACATAGGGCGTTTCGGTCTTTCCGTGAAACGGCAAAACGCCCCGGTCAGTCTCGAAGGATCGACGATCAATACCGCGCGGCGATGCCGGCGACCGCGCGGGTAGGTTCATTGCGATGAGGCAGTGAACCCGCATTGCTTCTGTTCCATCTCGATCTGCTTGGTGATGCGGACGGCGTTCTGCGCATAGGCTTCCGTCACGGAGCCGCTGTTGACGGTCTTATCCTTCAACGGGCTGACGGCTGCGCAGAGATGGAAGACATGCGGCTCCGACGACTTCGCGGCTCCATTTTCCGGCGCGATCCAGTACACGACATCCTGACCGGCAGGGTGGCTCGCATCCTTCGTCGCCGCCGTCACCGCTGCGGTATCGGTGGCGATCTGTTGAGCCTGGGCGGCGACCTCGGGCGAACAGGCCGTGGTCGGCTGCCCGGCCCTGATCTGGGCCGCGCAGGTGTTCATGTCCTGGGTATACTGCTCGACTGACGGGGGCTTGAAGCTGACACCCGTGATCGTTGCGAGCACCGCCAGCACAGCACCGACGCCGCCCGCAACCTTCTTGGTCTGCGGATCCATGTTCTTGTCGGTGAGGATGAGGAAAACCAGCGGGAGGAAGGCGATCAGCGTGATGATCGCGCCGAGCTGGTTCTGGAAGAAGAATCTGGCCGTGTCGGATGCGCGGGCCGGATCGTGCCGGTTGGCGGCCTTCCACAGCAAGTTGCCGGCGATGGCGAAAACCGCGATCCCGACCAGAAGGCCGATCAGCAGCGGCAGGTTGCCCTGGTCGAACTTGTGCTTGTAGAACAAAACGATCCCGGCAATTTCGCCACCGATGGCGACGATCCACGAGAGCGCGGCAAAAAGTCGGAGGCGGGTGGCGGCTGATTTTTGGCCCTGCGTTGCTTGCCAATCCTTGGTGACGTCTGCGGCCGGCTTGTCGTCGGTCATGACCAGTTCCCCTGAAATCGACGCTTTTGCAGGGCGGCATCAACAAAAGGCCAACTCGCCCGGCGCGGCATCATTGAACGAACGTCTCGTCTTCTGCCTTCGCGACGCAGCGAAATGTGAGCGCAACGACAGGCCACGCCCCATCCATATTGCGCATGAGCGGAGGCGTCCATACTCCAATGTGCGGTAGCGGTGCCCTTCCCCTCTCCGGCTCGAACTTGATCCTGCCTTCGCCGGCGATTCCGCACGGGCTGCCGTGACCACGGGACCGGTCGAAGCAAATCAGGCCCGTACTCCGGCACCGGCCGCCAGGCGGGAAGACGAAGTTCTTCTCCGCAGGCCAAAAAAATACTGGGAAAAACCAGAGACTAGATGGTGGGTGTGCACAGGATCGAACTGTGGACCCGCTGATTAAGAGTCAGCTGCTCTACCAACTGAGCTACACACCCACACCGCCGGAAAACTCAGCGTCGCGGCGCATATAGCCGCCGCTTTCGGGGATGTCTAGCCCTGCCGGATCATTTCCCGACAAATCGCCGAATTGCCGCAGACATCACACAAACAGCCTGCCTTCCGCCACCTTGATCGCATGGCCACCGATGCGCGCGGAGGCCAGTTTTCCGCCATCGACATTGAGCTCGAGACGGATTCGCGACGGCCGGCCCATTTCCAGCCCCTGCTCGATCCAGAGCTGCGAGATGCCGTCGGTTGGGGCGTCGAAATGCATGATGGCGCCGGCGAAAGCGGCCGCGGCCGAACCGGTCGCCGGATCTTCATAGGACGGGGTGCCGGGCACGATCATGCGCACATGGAAGGCGCTGTCGTGATGCACCGTCTCGCGGCAATAGACATACGGGCTGGCGAAGGCCCATTCGCTCTTGCGCGGCGCCAATTCCGACCATGCCTGGTTGTCGAGCCTGATCTTGGCCGCTTCCTCCAACCCGGCAACCGGAATCGTCACATAAGGCACGCCGGCCGACCAGAAGGCGACGCGGTGATTCTCGAAGCCGATCTCGTGCGGGGC
It contains:
- a CDS encoding cobyrinate a,c-diamide synthase, producing the protein MTARAIIIGAPRSGSGKTSVTIGLLRALARRGLKVRGAKSGPDYIDPGFHTAATGLSCVNLDSWAMSPALLNALAAQAADDAEYVILESAMGLFDGIPAPEGRSGSAADLARLYGLPVLLVLDVSGQSTTAAAVAKGFATYDPDVRMAGVVLNRLGSERHRRLSGDAIEAIGLPVVGAILRDPTLNLPERHLGLVQAGEYENLMAHLDRLADMVEKSLDIDAILALATPLQPAAGDFGGALQPPGQRIALAEDAAFTFLYPHVATHWRRAGAEIVPFSPLADEAPAEDCDVCWLPGGYPELHAGKLAAATNFQAGTTRFAAAKPVHGECGGFMVLGEILEDAEGTSHRMLGLLGHSTSFARRKMNLGYREARLRAACPLGPEGTLIRGHEFHYAHMTGTGNDEPLADLADGQGNPLGASGYRRGHVSGTFFHAIARSA
- a CDS encoding PhzF family phenazine biosynthesis protein, which encodes MARNYLLYDVFTTERLAGNPLAVVLDCDGLDTAAMQSIAREFNLSETVFVLPADNPKHRNRVRIFTPDYEMPFAGHPTVGSAIALAELAGEAAGIFVLEENIGPVRCAVSKHDGSTFAEFDLAKLPEPLELKADPEAIGAALGLAPHEIGFENHRVAFWSAGVPYVTIPVAGLEEAAKIRLDNQAWSELAPRKSEWAFASPYVYCRETVHHDSAFHVRMIVPGTPSYEDPATGSAAAAFAGAIMHFDAPTDGISQLWIEQGLEMGRPSRIRLELNVDGGKLASARIGGHAIKVAEGRLFV
- the cobS gene encoding adenosylcobinamide-GDP ribazoletransferase; this translates as MSGPSAPRQVLDDIGLSLVFFTRLRLPSSDFGGRSLADAIWAAPFAGLAVSIIGALVYAIAAVFGVAAAPAAALTLAATMLVTGCLHEDGLSDIADGFWGGRTRDRKLEIMRDSRIGAYGAAALGLSLLIRWSALSELAGPGHIFLALLAAHAGSRGLFGAFMHLLPPARADGLSANAGSVTAETAIIGAALGAVALLALGFAGAIAALIPLGLVFAGFRALCLSQIGGQTGDTIGALQQLGEIAILLAASVCLS
- the cobT gene encoding nicotinate-nucleotide--dimethylbenzimidazole phosphoribosyltransferase, which translates into the protein MSPQSAAFKSLEDLRAACLDLPAGSDTAAAAVAKRQDTLTKPPGSLGRLETIAAWLGRWQGRDMPKLDAVKVFVFAGNHGVTAQGVSAYPSEVTVQMVANFAGGGAAINQLARIAGAKLDVIPLDLDHPTGDFTIAPAMDEQAFLAAVSAGYDAVTKDLDLVCFGEMGIGNTTPAAAISTALFGGGAEKWTGRGTGVDDAGMKRKVVAIEAGLKRHADSLSDPLKIAAALGGRELAAILGATLAARKNNVPVLLDGFVCTAAAAPLARLHPTGLAHTVAAHVSAEAGHRRLLEALGLPPLLDLGMRLGEGSGACLAVNIVRSALECHARMASFAEAGVSEK